The DNA segment CATCACATGTCCATTATCTGGTCAATGATTTTTCCAACTGTATTGCTCAtgtatgttgattttaggcaGCGGTGGAAGCATAGGCCAACATTGTGCATGAAGTTAAGGAAAAAATCCCATTACCTATCGTCCAGGTTGGTTGGTGACTTTTATGTGTTGCTACCATTTTTTCAAGGGTTTGGTTTAATAATGTTTTCATTTCCACACAATAATGTTGCAACTGGTTTCCTGATTCCTACAATACAGTTTTACATAATAGGCCAATATTGAGGTATATTTATGTTGAATCAGATCTTTAAATGCTAGATTATTAGAAGGGGATGTCCTCTGTCATCAATTTGACTGATGAGTGCTCCTGAATTTGGGGTCAGGGCTACCTCCAGAAAGCAAGGTAAGAAGTAGAATTCTATGTATTTTCATTCCTTCCTCATTGTCCTTACATATATTTATagcaaaaagaaggaaaatattctTCTAACAGCCCTGCTCACTGCAGAGGGGGAAAACCTAACAAACTGAATATTCCATAGGGAACACGCACAAGACAAACACTAAAGGAAATCAGAAACAAGATCCTACAGAGGAAGGCTAATTCTAGTAACAGGTAATTCCCTAAATTGCCCTTTTGACTTCCTTAGTGAATGTAATCCTCCCAGCCTAATGGCTTCTTCGCaattcgtttgggccttgttgCTACTGTGCTATCATTCCTCACGTCATCAAgaaacaccttgtcctcaaggtggtacTGAGTCTTGAGTTCGGCCCAATTCTCCCACATGGAGTCTTTAGGCTGCAAATCGGCCCATTGAACCAGAACTAACAGCTGTGGTGGCTCGCTAGTATCCCACTTATGGTCCATTATGGTCAATGGTTCTATCACGGGGTTGTTGTCCCAAGAAGTTGGAGGAAGGGATTGTTCTATAGTGATGGGGCCCTGATGAAGTTTAAGTTGAGTAGTGGAAGACGGGATGGATTTTGGATGATGGAGGTGGTGTGACTCGATATGCTACCTTGCCCATAGAGTCAGTGATCTGATAGGGGCCGCAGAAACGTTTGCTCAACTTCTGATACTTATCAGCTATGGAAGTCTGGCGATAAGGTCGCAACTTCACATAGACCCAATCTCCGATATTGAAAGTGGCTTCATGGCGATGAGTATTTGTAAGATGTTTCATCTTCGCCTGAGTATGTTCGAGTTTCCGGCGAAGGGTCTCAAACAAATGTTGGTGAGAGGAAAGGAGAAAATCCACTGCTTCCACTGAAGATGATCCAGGAAGATAGTCTGTAATTGCCGATGATGGCTTGCCATATGTGACCTCAAAGGGAGAGAGGTTAGTTGATGAGTGACTAGTGGTGTTGTAGCACCATTCAGCGAGACTGAGAAACTTACTCTATTGTTTTGGTTTCTGATGAACGAAGCTACGTAAATATTGCTCCAACACACGATTGAGCACCTCTGTCTGACCATCGGTCTGTGGATGATAGACGGTGCTCATTCGTAGTTTTGTGCCGCAAAGCCGGAAAAGTTCCTTCCAAAATTTGCTGATGAAGATAGGATCCCGATCAGAAATCAGACTTCGGGGAAACCCATGAAGCTTGCAAATCGAGTCAATGAAAAGCTGGGCCACTGTGTGAGCTGTGAAATGGGAGGGAAGAGACCCAAAATGGGCTCCTTTGGAGAAACGATCCACTACAGTCATGATAATTGTGACTCCCTGAGAATTGGGAAGGCCGATAATGAAATCCAGAGCCAAATCCTATCATAGTCGCGACGGTGGAGGAGCCCCACCGATTTCTGAGGAATATATTTGGTTTGCAAGAAATCCACACATTGTTTAATGAATTGTTGCATGTCTTGACGCATACCTTCCCAGTAAAAGCTCTGTTTTAGTTGACTGAGGGTCTTGGCCAAGCCCATGTGGCCACCCAATGGAGACTTGTGAAATTCCTCAAGGAGAAGAGCAATGAAATTGTTGCCGCGGTTAATCCAAATGCGCCCCTTGTACAGTAAAAGGCCATCTCTGAGAATGAACGCGGGATGCTGTTGGGGATCCTTGGTGACACGCGTCTTGAGGTCATTAAATTCCTCCGATGAGGCTAATTCTCTTTTCAAATCGTCCAAGAATTTTGGGTGAGGTATGGATAGGATAGAAAACATTGATGTTGTATGGTCTGTATCTGTCTGACGCGAGAGTGCATCGACCACCATGTTACTATGTCCGACCTTTTATTGAATTGAATAATTATATCCCAGGAGCTTGGCGAGATAAACATCCTATTCAGGAGTTTGCACTGGTTGCATCATCAGTTCTCGCAGGCTTTTGTGATCAGTGAGAATCACAAAAGCATGGCCCAATAGGTATTGCTGCCAGCGTTTCACGGCGGAGGTAATGGTGTGCAACTCGCGGATGTATGTAGAAGAATAAAGCAATTTGGGGCAGAATTGCTTACTAAAGTAGGCAATTGGATGGTCGCGCTGCATCAAAACGGCGCCCATGCCTGTCCCTGAGGCATCGGTTTCCACTACAAACGGAATCGTGAAGTCCGGGAGGGATAGGACATGAGTGGTGGTCATAGCTGCTTTCAAGTCGTCGAAGGTTGATTGTGCCTCGGGAGACCACACAAATTGGTCTTTTCACAATAGGCGAGTGAGTGGCTCTGCGATGTGGGCATAATTCTTGACAAATCATCGATAGAATCCAGTTAGACCAAGGAATCCTCGGAGCTGCCGCAGAGATGTCGGGGTTGGTTATTGTTGCATGGCTTGAAGCTTTGAAGGGTCGGGTTCCACTCCCCTGAAAGATACAAAGTGTCCGAGGTATTCAATGCGTCGCTGCCCAAAAATGCACTTGGATGCCTTGAGATGAAGGCACTCTGTTGAAGGGTCTGAAGAAAGCGTTCATGGTGGTCCAGGTGAGTCTGGAAATTGCGGCTATATATTAGGATATCATCGAACAAAACCAATAGGAATTTTCTGATGAACGACTGAAATAAATCATTCATGGTGGCCTGAAATTGTAAATGTGCATTGCAGAAGCCGAATGGCATGACAACATACTCATAGTGGCCCTGATGAGTATGGAAAGCCATTTTTGGAATATCTGGTTCAGCCATACGAATTTGGTGGAAACCTTGGGCAAGGTCCAGCTTCGAGAACCAATAGGAATGGCCTAGATCATCAAGGAGCTCATCGATTGTTGGAAGGGGAAAGCAATCCTTAATCGTGACCTCATTTAAAGCACGATAGTCAACGCAAAATCTCCATGTTCCATCCTTCTTCTTGGCTAGGAGTACCGGAGAAGAGTAAGGACTCCGACTTGGGTGAATGTGCTGTCGTCGGAGCATGTCCTTGACTTGTCGTTTGATTTCTTGCTTTTGAAAGTAAGGGTACCTATATGGGCGAACGTTGACGGGCTTTGTGTTGGGTTCAAGGTGTATAGCATGGTTTGTTGGCCGTGAGGGTGGGAGAGTTGCTGGTGTTTGGAAAAGTGGAGAATATGCCAGGAGAAGACGATGTACAGGTGGAGGAATGGAGGTGTTAGCAGCAATAGGCCCAGGTTCCTGCAGGTGGATGTGGAAGAGAGCCACTACTCGCTGTGTTGCCATCAGTCGTCGCACCTGGCCATGGTATATTTCAGATGGGCCAGTGTCTAGCCCGCCCTAGATAGTAATGGGCCGCCCATGGTGAACAGAGGTCATTTGAAGGTATGAATAGTCAGTCATCATTGGGCCTAAGAGTTGGAGCTAGGCTGCGCAACACGACATCAGTCCCTCCAAGAGCCATTACATGCAAATCTAGGGTAAAGGTGTGCCCCTGAATCACAATGGCGATGTCGCGACAAACCTTATCGCAGGTGACCTCGGTGCCATTGCCCACCATAACCACCAGCAGAGGTACAGGTTGGGTAAACCAGTGGAGGAAATGGGCCAGAAGATCATGGATAAAGTTGTGGGTACTGCCTCCATCAACAAGGACGACGACATCGTGACCGGAGATCGAGCCCACGATGCGAAGGGTGGCTAAGGCAGGTTGGCCGGATAAAGTGTGTAGGCTGAGTTGGGCTGAGTGTGGGGTTGAGGGCTGGTCTGTGGGGCTAGGTAAAGGAGAGGGTGATGTAGGTGAGTCAGGGGGGTTGTCATCATCCTCAGAGGCGATGAGGAGAAAAAATTTGGCGAGACAACGGTGGTTTGGGTCGTAGCGTTCGTCGCAATTATAGCAGAGTCCGCACTCGCGATGAGACGCCATCATGGCCTGGGTAAGGCGTTTGTAGGTTGTCTTGGGTGGGGCAGGAAATAGAGGGGGAAGAGTAGAAGAAGGGGGTAAAGATGAAGGGGGTAGGTGGGCCAGGGGAGATGATGAAGGGGGTAGGGTAGACAGGGGAGATGGTCGAGGGCGAGGGGAGCGTCGGGCATCAGTGAGCTTGTTTTCCTGAAGGCTTGCGAGTGCCACCACTTGGGCCAGTGACAAGGGCTAAAGGGCCAAGACTTCGCAGCGGATATCTGGTGCGAGGTCGGaaatgaagcagctgaggaggAAAAGGGTAGGGAGACCCACAATCCTGTTGGCCAAGGCTTCGAACTTAGCAAGGTAGCAGTTGACGGTACCTTGTTGGGATAGTTTGAAAAGCGCACCACGGGGGTCATCATATAGGGAGAGGGAAAATCGAAGCTCTAGTGCCTGAAGAAAGGAGGACCAGGAAGGTAGCTGGTCGTTTCGGTGCATCAACAGAAACCAGCTCAGTGCAACGCCGTCAAGGTTAAATGAGGCCACCTGAATACGTTCATCATCGGGAGTCCGATGGTAATCAAAGAATTGGttaattttaaatatccatGCAAGTGTGTTGGTACCGTCGAACCGGGGCACCTCGAGGTTCATACGGGGTGCAGGTGAATGAGGTGAGGGTGATGGGGAAGCTGTTTCGAGGGCGTGAAGGCAAGAAGTAACATCGTCGAGGCAAGAGTGGATGGAATTTTGGGTTGTAGTGAGGATGTTTTGGTTCTGGGTTAGGAGAGTAATGGCTTCTTCTATGCGGGACAGAGTCTGGGAACGCGTATTGTTGGCCATGGAGAGGAGGgatcaatgaaagcaccaattgATGAGTGCTCCTGAATTTGAGGTCAGGGCTACCTCCAGAAAGCAAGGTAAGAAGTAGAATTCTATGTATTTTCATTCCTTCCTCATTGTCCTTACAtatatttatagcaaaaaaaaaggaaaatattctTCTAACAGCCCTGCTCACTGCAGAGGGGGCAAACCTAACAAACTGAATATTCCATAGGAGACACGCACAAGAAAAACACTAAAGGAAATCAGAAAACAAGATCCTACAGAGGAAGGCTAATTCTACTAACAGGTAATTCCCTAAATTGCCCTTTTGACTTGCTTAGTAAATGTAATCCTCCCAGCCTAATGGCTTCTTCGCaattcgtttgggccttgttgCTGATGTGCTATCATTGACACTCATACCAAGACGTGTCTATAGTTATTGTCCTTTCTTCAGTTCTGTTTTGTGAAATTTAAAGTTTATATGAGCTATTATTTTTGGTGGTTTTCAAGTCTCATGACTGgaggctatttttttttatattaacagtGTAACTAGATTAAAACCTCTTATACTCCCTAGGCTGCTcaatgatattatttatttgtttaatttcacTTGTGGTCCTCTAATTTAGACTTTGTATAATGTTGGTCTCTTAAGTTTTAATTTGTGTGAGCAAATCAAGCCCCTCTacttttaacattaaattaatttaattctccTCAACTTTCTTATAATGGATAATTTGAAATAGTCATACTAGTTagaaatttattggaaatttgATGGGTTGTATTTGCTCAAAAACCTGTAAGGGGACTAAAACTACACAGCTATAATAGgactaaaaatacaattaaaccttGTTTATTTTGTTACTTGCACTGTATTTGCTCGTCTAAAATCTTCAGAAGCCATAATTTGTAATCCTTCCATTGCCGATCTTTGAAGGGgtgtttaatttattagttattgCAACAATGTGTGCGGttttaaataagaaatcatGTGTTTTAGCTGTTGCTATTTTCATCACCTTGCTTTCTCGTGCAGGAACAAAAGTCTCCTAGAAAGAAGAATCCAGTCTTTGGCCCATTAGGCATGATTATAAAAGTCTAGCCTCAAACTTGGTAGGGGTAATTgcatgaatttcaatttttattatttttatgatgtgATTATCATTGagataattaaaatcaattttttttatttgtcaatttttttttatctcgatactattggtttttctttttttctttttccttgtttctttttatttttataacttacatatttttccaatttaaatgtcattttccacatgataatttaaaaaaaatatgaaaagtaaGTAGCATTgaagatttattattattactattattattattattattattatatggttTTTACCTACAGTTGAAGATGATAGGTACAAATTaaagacttttacctacagttaggagtagtaagtagaagttaatgacttttacctacacactatatgtcgcaacctacccttcggcgggagggcgacgcgtgactcgcgggatgcgtgttccacgaaaggaatacgcgcagagtcgccaccaacgtttatttgaggaaaacgttggaaaaaccggaaaagacgcgatctacgaattttaagtgaaaggttcgggagttgtatttacgcacggggaaggtattagcaccccacacgtccgtcccaagggacgacagcctttaatcgaatgtgcaaacatgacttttgattttttatgttcccttttatgtccttatatcctttataccctttttatatttttctctttttgtggtcgacaagggtgtttccctttgctcctacgtattcctcaattgcgatgaggaaatcagacctacgtagttctttcttatcaagtgattcttttttacttaagaggtgatcattttaaggcgttggaccttgaaaatgatccattttacttagtaagaaattgaaatgacaaacttaaaaaaactattcttatggacgagcttgactaggtgagttgattttagccttagttccactttagttattagtcgattcgattaagagtgagaagtcccaaagagaaaacgtccaattgatttttcgctttattttactaaaaaatatttttttgattattatattattttttacctcttttttgatttccaacgtggttacggcacgaccgaacggtcggaatttattttaaccgaagttaacgaataatacaattcaaacgatcggtggaaatttattttatttttagtttaagcgagaaatgacttaaataaaatggcttaagcacgtcaaaagggggtataaaaagtaaataaaacgagaacgaaaatacacgaaacacaatgtggaccaccacgggtacatagaatgaatcgaaaagcttggttcgaggtacttacccgttgaagatcgaagaacgatgaagaacgaatgaagaacgtcgaagaatgttcgaaacctttgcgaaattcctcacggaaaacgttacggaaacgttttggaagcgcctcggcttagattttcttcacggaaccaatttttccaagcaaattcgaaagagagagaagtgcctaaggggctgaacccttttcttcttcacttcctcccctatttatagcaaaataggggagatgcttgccgcccagctcgcccaggcgagcagggttgcttcctccagaagcaacagccttctggaggaatcttctggagggcccaagtgggcctggttgctatttacacccccatttttactaagtacaccccctctgcctttttttgtgattcttttttcgtaaagttatggaaacttacgaatttcgtaacgatacttgttttctttccgtaatgttacggaaccttgcggattacataatcatccccttgttgacttacggaatgttacagaacctcactaattatgcaacgatgcttccatttgatttccgtggtgtcacggaaccttatggattgtgcatcaacattttcttttgttttccggcatgtcccagaatttcacaaattgcctaatgatgggtgccaagcaccttacaaggaccaaacaaaggtcgcatgtcatcaagcaaaggtccccggacgaaattagggtatgacactataCATAGTTGGTAAAACCTATAGTGACAGACAATTAGTTGTCATTACACTCCCCCTCAAAGTTGACGAAAGAAGCGTCCGTAGGACAAAATCTATCATACATTTACCTacggatttttttatttatagtggcAATTTTTGTCTGTAGGTATAggtcatttttttatagtaagtaATGCATTTTCACCATTAAAAGTAGCACATTCtagaaaataaatcaagaaGTAAGTGGGTATAAAAACATATGAACATCCAGTCTTTATAATCCTTTACTTAATGCAAAATCAAGAGCCAAAATAAACTTATGAAGTTATTTATTAATCATATTTCAACATGTCCATACAccaacttttatattattaattattaatatatacaatattattcaaaatatgaagttaaatattggatctgcattaaattaataaaatagaaattttccCCCAAAATAACAAACCTTGCATGCATTAAATTTTGGATCTGCATTGTATGAATTAGCCCCCGTCGTGCTAATCTctgcatatataattaatactaaaagtattttcaggaaatcaaaaatcaaatttcaaatgcagaaaaaaaatataactaaaattcaacaaaaggtaaaatatatGAAAGCCTAAAAGATGAGTGCTACCAACACCCTTTGCATGCTCTTTCCCACAAGCTCTCTGTTGTTGGAAAAATTTTATGTGGGTTCCATTAAATAGTTAGTGGGCCCAGGTTTTTTTGTGAGACCCACATTAAACTTACCTTATAATAGTGATGCAAAAAGTGTGTTTCTAACCTTTCTCCAGCCTAAATTAAAATTGGAACCATTTGTTCAAGCAAATAGAGAGGCAACAAATGACAATCAAATTTATGTGGGAGAGGGGTGAGTTGCTTAAGTCAATTGAACCCAAAGAATGGGTGCTGCACCAAAAAACGAATAAAATGAGATATAGAAAGTATGTAATGAACATAGATTACAAAAAGTAGTAACTATGACATGCATCTTGTGGAAAGGAAGTTGTTGGAATAGGTATTGTTAACACACCAaccatgataaatattttacttttgacACATATAATGTTCATAAATATGCTTCAGAGAAGAACAATATAGGAAATAGAGGAGCATGTTTCGAGAAAAAAGTTAGCAAAGATATTTTCTCTGTAGGGTGGTAGCAAGCATATTTTATCTATTACTACAGACAAAGTATAACTaaacatcagaaatcaatatctactaaaaagtaaaaacaacttCTGCTATTAGTAGCAACCAAATTCttgaaaaaacaatattaattcaatcccttgttttctttcctCCAACAAACATTCTAAGAATGAAGAATCATAATTGAATGCATGTATACATAAAACCATTTCAATACATTGTGGTAGAGAATTAAACAAgttagaatgcatgaaattgctTCACCCCACGTTGTACTTAAAAAAGGTAGACAATATATCAAAGGGTGGTTACTAACATAATTTGTAATTGCAATCTTCTCAGAATCACACAAGCCATCACAGGACAAATCAACAATTTTACCTGAACATCACAAGAAGAAGCCAAACATATATTATGGCATTGCCACAACTCCCTATGTGGCAGCCATTATGGTGGAGATAAGATGGCGACCAAGGTTTTGCAATCCGAATTCTTTTGGCCCACACTCTTTAAAGATGCTCACCAATATGTGCTACACTGTGATCAATGTCAGAGGATGGGAGGTATAtcaagaagaaatgaaatgaCTTTACAAAATATCATGGAGCTTGAGGTATTTGATTGTTGGGGGATTGATTTTGTAGGTCCCTTCCCTTCGTCTTTTGGCAATGAATATATACTAGTGGCTGTTGACTATGTTTCTAAATGGGTTGAAGCAATGGCTACCCCGCATAATGATGCTAAGACTAAGGTGAAGTTTCTAAAGAAGAATATTTTCTCAAGATTTGGGGTGCCCAGAATTCTGATTAGTGATGGAGGTACACATTTCTGCAATAATCAATTACAGAAGGTTCTGAAACAATATAATGTGACACACAAAGTAACATCACCTTATCACCTCCAGATCAATGGGCAAGCAGAAGTATCAAACAGGGAGTTGAAAAAGATTTTGGAGAAGACTGTAGCTTCTACTAGAAAGGACTGGTCCATCAAATTAGATGATGCTTTATGGGCATACAGAACAACATTCAAGACTCTGATAGGATTATTCCCATTTCAGATGGTATACGGTAAGTCTTGTCATTTACCAGTGGAGATGGAATATAAAGCATACTAGGCCTTGaaatttttgaactttgatgaagCCGCATCCAGAGAACAAAGGAGGCTATAGCTCATGGAGTTGGAAGAGATGAGATTGACCACTTATGAATCTTCAAAGCAGTATAAAGAAAGGGTTAAAAAGTATCATGACAAAAAGTTGCTCAAGAAGGATTTTCAGCTAGGACAATAAGTGTTGCTTTTCAACTCAGACCTAAATTGTTCCCTGGAAAGCTTAAATCAAAGTGGTCTGGACCATTTACCATAAAAAAGTTTGACCATATGGAGCAGTGGAGCTTTGTGATCCTCAATCTAAAGATCCTGATAGGACATAGGTAATGAACGGACAAAGGTTGAAGCAATATCATGGTGGAGCTATGGAAAGATTGAACTCTATTCTATGCTTGGATCCTGGATAACAGGATGGTGCGTCGAGCTAGTGACATTAAaagagcgcttactgggaggcaacccaacttttctttccctttcctatttttcattcttatctcttgcatgtagttaggatactttgcttgtgattgtgattaatttcagcttgtttagtaatgaacaaaGGGGTTTTAAGCTTGTGTGAAGAGATAGACAGGAAAagacttgaaatttttttttttgcaattgttTATTCGCTAAGCGCATACTTTGTGCTAAGCGCTCAGTCTTCACGCGCTATGCCGAGcttgctcgcgctaagcgcacagACCCCTAATTGGTTGGCTGAATAGTTCAGCTAAGCGCACATCACTGCGCTAAGCCCCACATCTTCATAGTAATTGAACCTTAACCAGTGGGCTTAGCGTGGATGATTTGCTAAACGCCACTTCTTCTCTGGAAAATTTTTATTGTAGCAGCGCTAAGTGCGCTATCCTGCACTAAGCCCCAGATCCATTCTGTAACTTGAGTT comes from the Glycine soja cultivar W05 chromosome 6, ASM419377v2, whole genome shotgun sequence genome and includes:
- the LOC114416067 gene encoding uncharacterized protein LOC114416067, whose translation is MATKVLQSEFFWPTLFKDAHQYVLHCDQCQRMGGPFPSSFGNEYILVAVDYVSKWVEAMATPHNDAKTKVKFLKKNIFSRFGVPRILISDGGTHFCNNQLQKVLKQYNVTHKVTSPYHLQINGQAEVSNRELKKILEKTVASTRKDWSIKLDDALWAYRTTFKTLIGLFPFQMMASKKRKAPSTPTQARYDRSKFTSQEAWESSIDIATVKEFYANLYDPEDKSPKLVRVKVTFRGPRKASGKRSEVFTTSAPPETATPSSSIAPVPPIQTPIIPPASSQIPLPAPLSTRLSNFSFTPQMLYSMLHSLHRGQSIIMQSLQGLSLPSIMSMDEFDVQVA
- the LOC114416066 gene encoding uncharacterized protein LOC114416066, producing the protein MVVDALSRQTDTDHTTSMFSILSIPHPKFLDDLKRELASSEEFNDLKTRVTKDPQQHPAFILRDGLLLYKGRIWINRGNNFIALLLEEFHKSPLGGHMGLAKTLSQLKQSFYWEGMRQDMQQFIKQCVDFLQTKYIPQKSVGLLHRRDYDRIWLWISLSAFPILRESQLS